A stretch of the Diorhabda sublineata isolate icDioSubl1.1 chromosome 11, icDioSubl1.1, whole genome shotgun sequence genome encodes the following:
- the LOC130450446 gene encoding uncharacterized protein LOC130450446: MLPDCKASKVDKKTSFLITLVKLKTGLSFTALAVIFNIHRTTSHRIFVKHIQQLNILLQNFIVWPSKSTIRASLPESFKRHYPDTRVIIDCTEVYTEVPPEVNQKVLMYSEYKHHHTVKFMVGCTPDGFITYVSKYYGGRVGDCFITNDCGLVDLIAPGDVVLADKGFPRIKTQVENKNAIFIMPPFGHKDQFTPEEVDETYNIASVRIHIERVNQRVKDFRILSKVPNSLFPLIDEIVFVICALVNVQKPLFKEKEVDK; the protein is encoded by the coding sequence ATGTTACCAGACTGTAAAGCCTCTAAAGTAGACAAAAAAACTAGTTTCCTGATAACATTAGTCAAATTGAAGACGGGTTTATCATTTACTGCATTGGcagtaattttcaatattcatagaACAACTTCACATAGGATATTTGTGAAACACATACAGCAGTTAAATATTTTGCTACAGAATTTCATTGTTTGGCCATCAAAATCAACAATACGTGCATCTCTACCTGAATCTTTTAAGCGGCATTACCCAGATACGCGTGTGATAATTGATTGTACTGAAGTTTACACTGAAGTACCACCAGAAGTTAATCAAAAAGTATTAATGTATTCTGAATATAAACATCATCATACTGTCAAGTTTATGGTGGGTTGTACACCAGATGGATTTATAACTTATGTTTCCAAATATTATGGTGGCCGTGTTGGTGATTGCTTCATTACAAACGATTGTGGTTTGGTTGATTTAATTGCACCCGGTGACGTTGTTCTTGCTGACAAAGGATTTCCCCGGATAAAAACTCAAGTCGAAAACAAAAATGCTATTTTTATTATGCCTCCCTTTGGCCACAAAGATCAATTCACCCCTGAAGAAGTTGACGAAACATACAACATTGCTTCTGTGAGAATACATATAGAACGAGTAAATCAACGAGTTAAGGACTTTAGAATTCTGTCAAAAGTACCTAATTCATTATTTCCTCTTATTgatgaaattgtttttgttatttgtgCTTTGGTAAATGTACAGAAGCCAttgtttaaagaaaaagaagttgACAAATAA